In Humulus lupulus chromosome 6, drHumLupu1.1, whole genome shotgun sequence, a single genomic region encodes these proteins:
- the LOC133786195 gene encoding ATP-dependent helicase rhp16-like: MKSHQRIWAHYIKSRRCNTARAVLSLESSYKWALSGTPLQNRVGELYSLLHFLQIVPYSYYFCKDCDCRALDHSSSSQCPNCPHKSIRHFCWWNKFIATPIQTYANQDPGKRAMMLLKHKILKKVVLRRTKRGRAADLGLPPRIVSLRRDVLDIREQDYYESLYNESQAQFNIYVEAGTIMHNYGHIFYLLTRLRQAVDHPYLVVYSATSAMRNTNKVEIDNEERICGICHEPAKNHVVTSCEHAFCKACLIDYVASLGQVSCPSCSTLLTVDLTAIADNGNQTSKTTIKGFRASSIQPVHIKLGIFILLKLIIKSFSLAPIRTPPLAIVGVHLPKSSSTFTISSVKEKEALMQ, translated from the exons ATGAAAAGCCACCAAAGAATCTGG GCTCATTATATTAAATCTAGACGATGTAATACCGCCAGAGCTGTTCTTTCTTTAGAGTCCTCATACAAATGGGCTTTAAGTGGTACTCCTCTTCAGAACCGTGTTGGAGAACTTTACTCTTTG CTACACTTTCTACAAATTGTTCCATATTCCTATTACTTCTGTAAGGACTGTGATTGCAGAGCTCTTGATCATAG TTCCTCATCACAATGTCCAAATTGCCCTCATAAATCTATTAGACATTTTTGTTGGTGGAATAAA TTTATTGCTACACCTATACAAACATATGCGAATCAAGACCCTGGGAAAAGGGCGATGATGTTGctaaaacacaaaattttaaaGAAGGTAGTGCTGAGAAGAACTAAAAGAGGGAGGGCTGCTGATCTTGGTCTTCCTCCACGAATT GTATCATTGAGGAGGGACGTACTGGATATCAGGGAGCAGGATTATTATGAGTCATTGTACAATGAGAGTCAGGCACAGTTTAACAT ATATGTTGAAGCAGGAACAATTATGCATAACTATGGTCACATTTTTTACCTTCTCACACGTTTGCGTCAG GCAGTTGACCATCCTTACCTTGTGGTATATTCTGCAACTTCAGCAATGAGAAACACAAACAAGGTGGAAATCGATAATGAAGAGCGCATATGTGGCATTTGTCATGAGCCAGCAAAAAATCATGTG GTTACCTCTTGTGAACATGCATTTTGCAAAGCTTGTTTGATTGATTATGTTGCTTCCTTGGGACAAGTCTCATGCCCTTCTTGCTCGACACTGCTTACTGTTGATTTGACAGCAATTGCAGATAATGGGAATCAGACCAGTAAAACTACAATAAAGGGCTTCAGGGCATCAAGTATTCAGCCAGTTCACATTAAATTAGGGATATTTATTTTgctaaaattaattataaagtcCTTCTCACTGGCGCCAATTCGAACCCCACCTCTGGCCATTGTCGGTGTCCACCTCCCAAAGTCATCATCGACATTCACAATAAGTTCAGTCAAAGAAAAGGAGGCTCTCATGCAATGA
- the LOC133786194 gene encoding uncharacterized protein LOC133786194, which yields MVRTHGASSKKTPASQSRKVPSPSPPPSVSTAAPSVPGPASSVEKTCKSKVRKKVFSLSHEHPLVFPDISADIVDVAPPSEVVVPSRAKDPSPLPIDSSLAARAKSKSVSSSSKAAAAGLLKFPLKLRLDTSSSHLTAAKKRLKARPPSLSSSESDPEEEKSESEATCDTTLSNETVLDNAESEAEFDEPEKEDIVPSEQEAESDSEPIATPLSSKAKGKRPISDPTPSPKRSGVNFKPYSLTFCYNDNARDMVLYAQRKFIIERNYVLSDHRPYGVLTMLQDRKWTGSLVKCTGFMDRIFKEFYANLTNEIIEPKSSLYNKVFVRGHWFSFSPQDIALALHLPLDVGDDDDLASLDKDMVITELVGQKMVWPSHTVISVSNLTYTYAVLHKFSTTNWKPTSHTATISFDMASFLYKVGTGIEKDLQRDQEDLVAPTIAASYKASAPPAEATDAPSTKKVKPQSLKFASDDIPHASSSVATDS from the exons ATGGTGAGAACTCATGGTGCTTCCTCTAAGAAGACCCCTGCTTCTCAATCCAGGAAGGTGCCCTCTCCATCGCCACCTCCATCTGTGTCAACGGCGGCTCCATCTGTTCCAGGACCTGCCTCATCTGTTGAAAAGACTTGCAAATCCAAGGTGCGCAAGAAGGTGTTCTCCCTCTCTCATGAACACCCCCTGGTGTTTCCAGATATCTCAGCTGACATTGTCGATGTTGCACCACCATCTGAAGTGGTGGTGCCCTCTCGAGCCAAGGACCCATCTCCTCTTCCGATTGATTCGTCTCTAGCGGCTAGGGCAAAATCAAAATCTGTTTCATCTTCTTCTAAAGCTGCTGCTGCTGGGTTGCTCAAATTTCCCTTGAAGCTGAGGTTGGACACGTCTTCTTCCCACTTGACTGCTGCCAAGAAAAGATTGAAGGCTCGTCCCCCTTCTCTGTCTTCCTCCGAATCTGACCCTGAGGAAGAAAAGTCTGAATCTGAAGCAACCTGTGATACCACCTTATCTAATGAAACGGTTCTTGACAATGCAGAATCAGAGGCTGAGTTTGATGAGCCAGAAAAAGAAGACATTGTCCCATCTGAACAAGAAGCCGAATCTGACTCAGAACCAATTGCAACTCCTTTGTCATCCAAGGCTAAAGGGAAGAGACCTATTTCTGATCCTACACCTTCTCCAAAACGTTCAGGTGtaaatttcaaaccttattctttaactttttgttataatgaTAATGCTCGTGATATGGTTCTCTATGCTCAACGGAAATTTATCATTGAGAGAAATTATGTCTTGAGTGATCATCGGCCTTATGGTGTGCTAACAATGCTTCAAGATCGAAAATGGACAGGTTCTTTGGTTAAATGTACTGGTTTTATGGATAGAATATtcaaggaattctatgccaatcttACTAATGAAATTATTGAACCTAAATCTTCTCTGTATAATAAAGTGTTTGTTAGGGGCCAttggttctctttttctcctcaaGACATTGCCCTTGCTTTGCATCTTCCCCTTGATGTCGGAGATGATGATGATCTTGCCTCTCTTGACAAGGATATGGTTATCACTGAATTAGTAGGGCAAAAAATGGTATGGCCATCTCATACAGTCATCTCGGTCTCTAATCTCACCTACACTTATGCTGTCCTCCATAAGTTTTCCACAACGAATTGGAAACCCACTTCTCACACTGCAACTATCTCATTTGACATGGCCTCGTTTTTGTACAAGGTGGGGACCGGTATTG AAAAAGATCTCCAACGTGATCAAGAAGACTTGGTGGCTCCCACTATTGCTGCTTCCTACAAGGCCTCTGCTCCTCCTGCTGAAGCCACTGATGCTCCATCAACCAAGAAAGTCAAGCCTCAATCTCTGAAGTTTGCCTCGGATGACATTCCTCATGCATCCTCCTCTGTTGCCACAGATTCATGA